A window from Drosophila subobscura isolate 14011-0131.10 chromosome O, UCBerk_Dsub_1.0, whole genome shotgun sequence encodes these proteins:
- the LOC117896780 gene encoding uncharacterized protein LOC117896780 isoform X1 has product MDAKKLQQLQEAALLAQQQKKLPLAYQTNLVDYRTATHSPAALYHQALYQQSPTATSSSGGGPLSPIELQPQSKHHNLLKHAGHGGGTSSSSHSSPYHQSYTSSGGTGEQIYQSPTERTYLAAAGRLQASNAMAGHNPISALQAQYQQLHQAKMHAQLATQNEAAHQQQRTFAMRQAINPPTGHYHMSQSPSMVSNMTTITQQQQQQQQQQQQQQLLQQQQRAPPSTLNLPNQYQTTQGPLKLQQQQQQQQQQPPMPKHYQEQLYAHQQQQLQQQQQQQQQQLQLQQQQHRHKADLQTPGSEHGTVYIQQNHPGHVVNQACQTQISTVKPKATPSSEESSSASTKSPTHAPLDRKKSAGSIQALKSPITKRPPTTPVTLSGWLHKQGSDGLKVWRKRWFVLAEYCMYYYKGPEEEKLLGSVLLPSYRVSACLPEDKIYRKFAFKCEHQNMRTYWLAAESADAMMQWVRALAAASLMQAPSSGESEPSVSSSLNHSGENSDSGIHTLQSQPSKGQPTPSSDNAGSTGGGGGSGQPLYANAPPKPRRTNDGGYSSPSPEHNEQPQQQQSQSQSSRRLMSPTQQLYQQQQQQRSQQQQSQPQQHHAIYDTRTGNVSSALQLQQAQQQYNLDHLEAQFQQQQLDMEEQIVRLQQQRAAEEIYGEREMYMAKLIQQRSASGGGYPTQQQLLQAERRTPDAYGRSKQQRLFAAAAAAADYEDIYNMSQLGGVVAGAVPMSAQEALLQEAASYRRPLSPPSYDGSKHLPAMPQRYTPNHLEAHADQLINTMDLRARSAAAIVRPHSADFLEYEARAEAAAAAAAAAVAQSKHESGRAPRPKSSLDINRTPDSFYYSEASYAEKMRKSALYLQSGGGGGAGAAQPQQAGSYRTAGGDFGSGVNTIGYENPYERAYKRQELLAEAQAQGGVASSMPRMSRSASQGAGCGSVARSASAQQQHQHQLQQQHSEDLPPLNVHPGSIFPPSMSTQEIICKNEQFLRSASARLPKRSGGMDDDYSAGNSTTTSPTSGAVPSPQHAQDGERKREESMKRLLEWKQRMLQSPLTRKGVQQGGSNMSAMSKLGSNPNILLSSTAVASGARYAPQSGKPTIHVSAATPVVAGIQRSRSETQANVGPGGVYASYSSDDEDGTVDDTGYHGGAAGRSTTETETTTINEKTTTTTTTGNTTTTASNKVALETIERLGSSNNLSRLTPTPTPTAGNTTTTTTATVTPTTTTSTTRPTINAKFQLKPILKVHEASSRPIIQVQPKRPEERPKLKLQLPAADVDGDGNGGEQPVPILPKKTAPKSPQNANYVPVYNNKLVSSGNYENMEFGKPKQQSSGQQEAEAKAQAQAQSSMAINDPEETPMLMQLKLFKEQQQEAATQKQEQHREQEQELQQDENDLTPTAESRPPLGQANDDDDAAAARLSDSIQSDEDAAEVPEDDAEDESTACEEYTDDDIDEALAQDEEEEQSYPDLPTDKELQQLYVNEPITPTDQQFDESHYLPMTPKKVELGQPGTLSLVATHDSYMAEEENHYVEMTKGMQDEDGRNNYEIMCIASSSSSKIIKAEPVYMELAGVKAAAAAAAEEAHCSSGRSTLKKGKKCGSETLKKKSKKRQGKDMPDILKPAKSALALGSDSSDADDESSRQQLEAKKLRSRSRFSLSDTFRPASYYLGASTPLNNYAESSDSEILPPPPIPDSPPPMEELKTEEIFSSEHYDTVKRRDSKVNLSYEQLPKLHASNTSLNLSKVDPSTTLKCSRLSLPDHFAKARAQHLATKGTATPTVLLKQHHARTLSDSNYSCQTDNSSSRTSSDLELYRKRGQQARCPSNNSLPLRYVGDSSENESSVEFRQRSDSELDRQRSRRPLSQESISEIESLSEQFEETLSSHELDTYLSHLQGRDLLPYQHTSHATPTSHSHSHSHSHSHATPTSQLLNDANAAAGADILTNLIKPPKTFRNADDGDGEQHFYGNIHFLSSTDSIQQLGEGGAAVAATQAAYMTPLHSRNNSNISTQSAPYYYSELPATLPLNNQREIHAHGQNIAHIHNPIDRHQFNVDALVDKDQAIDSKNLYCVKANNEKLSYSSNKNLKAGQAQLKLNNRQLLESEEQPESGSPSGSQSHQLNPEHSFITTTTKNTNLARKTIGGSLLDDGVNIPGVGAAAGSARTPCNNGNQLSVLGGELLWEEDTLWRESLRRVSQRHARSLDDLDRIAPTGPMCSTPKSKLSREVTYVNDSQKPQQRQQQQQQQQHSASDEHDVYVQLTQATQEHNDSDVYEVLREDTASNLSHKSNELDRETIRQWDAMSSGLMKTSHNVESAAAATPKASLPLTSSVRSIIQQLNGSGSATDDANANPIESLPKSRNNNNGG; this is encoded by the exons ATGGACGCCAAgaagttgcagcagctgcaggaggcagccctgctggcgcagcagcagaaaaagctGCCGCTGGCGTATCAAACGAATCTCGTGGACTACCGCACGGCCACACACTCGCCGGCGGCACTGTACCACCAGGCGCTGTATCAGCAATCTCCCACGGccaccagctccagcggcgGTGGGCCGCTCTCACCGATTGagctgcagccgcagtcgAAGCACCACAATCTGCTGAAGCACGCCGGCCACGGCGGCGGCACTTCGAGCAGCTCCCACAGCTCGCCCTATCATCAGTCATACACGAGCAGCGGCGGCACGGGGGAGCAGATCTACCAGTCGCCCACGGAGCGCACCTACCTGGCGGCAGCGGGTCGACTGCAGGCCAGCAATGCGATGGCCGGCCACAATCCCATATCAGCGCTGCAGGCGCAAtaccagcagctgcaccaggCCAAGATGCACGCCCAGTTGGCCACCCAAAATGAGGCggcgcatcagcagcagcgaacaTTTGCCATGCGGCAGGCAATTAATCCGCCAACGGGCCACTATCACATGAGTCAGTCACCCAGCATGGTGTCCAACATGACAACAAttacacaacagcagcaacagcaacagcagcagcagcaacagcaacaattgttgcaacagcagcagcgagcgccACCCTCCACGCTGAATCTGCCGAATCAATATCAGACGACGCAGGGACCGTtgaagttgcagcagcagcagcaacagcagcagcagcagccgcccatGCCGAAGCACTACCAGGAGCAGCTCTAtgcacatcagcagcagcaattgcaacagcaacagcagcagcagcagcagcagctccaactgcagcaacagcaacatcgcCATAAAGCGGATCTGCAAACCCCAGGCAGCGAGCATGGCACCGTCTACATCCAACAGAATCATCCAGGACATGTCGTGAATCAAGCGTGCCAGACGCAAATCTCCACAGTGAAGCCCAAGGCAACGCCCAGCTCCGAGGAGTCCTCGTCCGCATCCACCAAGAGTCCCACCCATGCGCCACTCGATCGCAAGAAGAGCGCCGGCTCCATTCAGGCACTCAAGTCGCCCATTACCAAGCGGCCACCCACCACGCCCGTCAcgctgtctggctggctgcacaAGCAGGGCTCCGATGGCCTGAAGGTGTGGCGCAAGCGTTGGTTTGTCCTCGCCGAGTACTGCATGTACTACTACAAGGGCCccgaggaggagaagctgctgggctcggtgctgctgccgtcgtATCGggtgtctgcctgcctgccggaGGACAAGATCTACCGCAAGTTTGCCTTCAAGTGCGAGCACCAGAATATGCGCACCTACTGGCTGGCGGCGGAGAGTGCCGATGCCATGATGCAGTGGGTGAGGGCTCTGGCGGCGGCCAGTCTGATGCAGGCGCCCAGCAGCGGGGAGTCCGAGCCGAGTGTGAGCTCCTCGCTGAATCACAGTGGCGAGAACTCGGACTCGGGCATACACACGCTGCAGTCGCAGCCCAGCAAGGGACAGCCAACGCCATCGTCGGACAATGCAGGCAGCacgggaggaggaggtggcagcGGTCAGCCGCTGTATGCCAATGCGCCGCCCAAGCCGCGACGCACCAATGATGGAGGGTACTCCTCCCCGTCGCCAGAGCACAAcgaacagccgcagcagcaacagtcgcagtcgcaatcTAGTCGCCGCTTGATGTCGCCCACGCAGCAGCtttaccagcagcagcagcagcaaagatctcagcagcagcagtctcagccgcagcagcatcatgcCATCTATGACACGCGAACGGGCAACGTTTCATCcgccctgcagctgcagcaggcacagcagcagtaCAATCTGGATCATCTGGAGGcgcagttccagcagcagcagctggacatgGAGGAGCAGATtgtgcggctgcagcagcagcgtgccgCCGAGGAGATCTACGGCGAGCGGGAGATGTACATGGCAAAGCTGATACAGCAGCGCTCCGCCAGCGGTGGTGGCTAtcccacccagcagcagctgctccaagcCGAGCGCCGCACTCCGGATGCTTACGGCAGatccaagcagcagcgactgtttgctgcggcagctgctgccgcggaCTATGAGGACATCTACAACATGTCGCAGCTGGGAGGAGTCGTGGCAGGAGCCGTGCCCATGTCCGCACAGGaggcgctgctgcaggaggcgGCCAGCTACCGGCGGCCACTCAGTCCGCCCAGCTACGATGGCAGCAAGCATTTGCCAGCCATGCCCCAGCGATACACGCCCAATCACTTGGAG GCCCATGCCGATCAGCTAATCAATACCATGGACTTGCGTGCCCGCTCCGCAGCGGCCATTGTACGTCCCCATTCCGCGGACTTTCTGGAGTACGAGGCGCGTGCCGaggccgctgcagctgcggccgcCGCAGCGGTGGCCCAGAGCAAACACGAGAGCGGACGTGCGCCGCGACCCAAGTCCAGCTTGGACATTAATCGCACACCGGACAGCTTCTACTACTCGGAGGCCAGCTATGCGGAGAAGATGCGCAAGAGCGCGCTCTATCTGCagagcggaggaggaggtggagctggagcggcacagccacagcaggcgGGCAGCTACCGCACCGCTGGCGGGGACTTTGGTTCCGGCGTGAACACCATCGGCTACGAGAATCCCTACGAGCGGGCATACAAGCGGCAGGAACTGCTGGCCGAGGCACAGGCCCAGGGGGGCGTTGCCAGCAGCATGCCACGCATGAGTCGCTCGGCCAGCCAGGGTGCGGGCTGTGGCTCCGTGGCACGTTCCGCCtctgcccagcagcagcaccagcaccagctgcagcagcaacattcggAGGATCTGCCGCCACTCAATGTGCATCCGGGCTCCATTTTCCCGCCCTCGATGTCCACCCAGGAGATCATCTGCAAGAACGAGCAATTCCTGCGCTCGGCCAGTGCCCGGCTGCCCAAGCGCAGCGGCGGCATGGACGATGACTACTCGGCGGGCAACTCGACCACCACATCGCCCACCTCCGGCGCCGTGCCCTCGCCGCAGCATGCCCAGGATGGGGAGCGCAAGCGGGAGGAGTCCATGAAGCGGCTGCTGGAGTGGAAGCAGCGCATGCTGCAGTCGCCGCTCACCCGCAAGGGCGTGCAGCAGGGCGGCAGCAACATGTCCGCCATGTCCAAGCTGGGCAGCAATCCAAACATCTTGCTCTCCTCCACGGCGGTGGCCAGTGGCGCACGTTATGCCCCGCAGTCGGGCAAGCCAACAATCCATGTGAGCGCGGCCACTCCAGTCGTTGCGGGCATTCAACGTTCCCGCTCGGAGACGCAGGCGAATGTGGGACCGGGCGGCGTATACGCCAGCTACTCGTCGGATGATGAAG ATGGGACTGTGGATGATACAGGGTATCATGGTGGCGCGGCAGGAAGGTctacaacagaaacagaaacaacaacaattaatgaaaaaacaacaacaacaacaacgacaggaaacacaacaacaacagcaagcaatAAAGTAGCATTAGAAACAATAGAAAGACTTGGCAGTAGCAACAATTTAAGCCGTttaacaccaacaccaacaccaacagcaggaaatacaacaacaacaacaacagcaacagttacaccaacaacaacaacatcaacaacaagaccaacaatcaatgcaaaattcCAACTAAAACCGATACTAAAAGTGCAcgaggccagcagcaggcccattATTCAGGTGCAGCCAAAACGGCCCGAGGAGAGGCCAAAActgaaattgcaattgccagcggcggatgtggatggggatgggaatggaGGGGAGCAGCCTGTGCCCATTTTGCCAAAGAAAACAGCACCCAAGTCGCCGCAGAATGCCAATTATGTGCCCGTATACAACAATAAGCTGGTCAGCAGCGGCAACTACGAAAACATGGAATTTGGCAAGCCAAAACAGCAGAGCTCAGGCCAGCAAGAGGCGGaggcaaaggcacaggcacaggcacagtccAGTATGGCGATTAATGATCCCGAGGAGACACCCATGTTGATGCAGCTAAAGCTGTttaaggagcagcagcaagaggcagccacacaaaagcaggagcagcacagggagcaggagcaggagctgcagcaggacgaGAACGATTTAACGCCAACGGCAGAAAGCAGGCCACCACTTGGACAGGcaaacgatgatgatgatgcagctgcagcacgaTTGAGCGACTCAATTCAGTCGGATGAGGATGCAGCAGAAGTGCCAGAGGATGATGCTGAGGATGAGAGCACCGCCTGTGAGGAGTACACAGATGATGATATTGACGAGGCCTTGGCgcaggacgaggaggaggagcagtccTACCCCGACCTACCCACTGataaggagctgcagcagctttaTGTCAATGAGCCCATTACGCCCACGGATCAGCAGTTCGACGAGAGCCACTACCTGCCCATGACGCCCAAGAAGGTGGAACTGGGCCAGCCGGGCACCCTCAGCCTGGTGGCCACGCACGACAGCTACatggcggaggaggagaatCACTATGTGGAAATGACCAAGGGCATGCAGGACGAGGATGGCAGAAACAACTACGAGATCATGTGCATTGCCAGCTCCAGTTCGAGCAAAATAATCAAAGCGGAGCCCGTGTACATGGAGCTGGCGGGGGTCAAGgctgcagcggccgcagctgcCGAGGAGGCGCACTGCTCCTCGGGTCGCTCCACGCTGAAGAAAGGCAAGAAATGTGGCTCGGAGACGCTGAAGAAAAAGTCGAAGAAGCGGCAGGGCAAGGACATGCCGGACATACTCAAGCCAGCCAAGAGTGCGCTGGCTTTGGGCAGCGACAGCTCGGATGCGGATGATGagagcagccggcagcagctggaggccaaGAAGCTGCGCTCCCGCTCACGTTTCAGCCTGTCGGATACGTTCAGACCGGCGTCCTACTACCTGGGCGCCTCCACGCCGCTGAACAACTACGCGGAGAGCTCGGACAGCGAGATACTGCCACCACCGCCCATACCAGACTCCCCGCCGCCCATGGAGGAGCTCAAGACGGAGGagatcttctcctcggagcaCTACGACACGGTGAAGCGGCGGGACAGCAAGGTGAATCTGTCCTACGAGCAGCTGCCCAAGCTGCATGCCAGCAACACGTCCCTCAATCTGTCCAAGGTGGATCCCAGCACCACGCTCAAGTGCAGTCGCCTCTCGCTGCCCGATCACTTTGCCAAGGCGCGGGCCCAGCACTTGGCCACCAAAggcactgccacgcccactgtgCTGCTGAAGCAACATCATGCACGGACGCTGAGCGACTCGAACTACAGCTGCCAGACGGACAACAGCTCGTCGCGCACCTCCTCGGACCTGGAGCTGTACCGCAAGCGCGGTCAGCAGGCACGCTGTCCCAGCAACAACTCCCTGCCGCTGCGGTACGTCGGGGACAGCAGCGAGAACGAGTCCTCCGTGGAGTTTAGGCAGAGGTCCGACTCGGAGCTGGATCGACAGCGCTCGCGGCGGCCACTCTCCCAGGAGTCCATCAGCGAGATTGAATCGCTGAGCGAACAGTTCGAGGAGACGCTCAGCAGCCACGAGCTGGACACGTACTTGAGTCACCTGCAGGGCAGGGATCTGCTGCCCTATCAGCACACGAgtcatgccacgcccactagccacagccacagccacagccacagccacagccatgccacgcccaccagCCAGCTGCTGAACGATGCAAATGCGGCGGCTGGTGCGGATATTCTAACGAATCTCATCAAGCCACCAAAGACATTCCGCAATGCGGACGATGGCGACGGGGAGCAGCACTTCTATGGCAACATTCACTTTCTCTCCTCCACGGACTCCATACAGCAGTTGGGCGAGGGTGgagcggcggtggcagcaacacaAGCGGCTTACATGACGCCCCTCCACAGtcggaacaacagcaacatctcCACGCAGTCCGCGCCTTACTACTACTCGGAGCTGCCGGCCACGTTGCCGCTGAACAATCAGCGGGAGATACACGCCCATGGCCAGAACATTGCGCACATACACAACCCCATCGATCGGCATCAGTTCAATGTGGATGCACTGGTGGACAAGGATCAGGCAATTGACAGCAAGAACCTCTATTGCGTGAAGGCGAACAACGAGAAGCtcagctacagcagcaacaagaacctGAAGGCGGGACAGgcgcagctgaagctgaacaACAGGCAGCTGCTTGAgtcggaggagcagccagagagcgGCAGTCCCAGTGGTAGTCAGAGCCATCAACTAAACCCTGAACATTCATTTATCACAACAACTACTAAAAACACAAATCTCGCGCGTAAAACGATTGGTGGTAGCCTCTTGGATGATGGCGTTAACATTCCTGgtgtgggagcagcagctggaagtgCGAGAACTCCCTGCAATAATGGCAATCAACTCTCAGTTTTAGGTGGCGAACTGCTCTGGGAGGAGGACACACTCTGGCGCGAGAGTCTGCGCCGCGTCTCGCAGCGTCATGCGCGCTCCTTGGATGATCTCGATAGGATCGCACCCACCGGTCCCATGTGCAGCACGCCCAAGTCCAAGCTGAGTCGCGAGGTGACTTATGTGAACGATAGCCAGAAgccacagcagaggcagcagcagcagcagcagcagcaacactccGCCAGCGATGAGCATGATGTCTACGTGCAGCTGACGCAGGCCACGCAGGAGCACAACGATTCGGATGTGTACGAGGTGCTGCGCGAGGACACAGCCTCGAATTTGTCACACAAATCGAATGAGCTGGATCGCGAAACCATACGACAGTGGGATGCCATGTCCAGCGGGCTAATGAAAACCAGCCACAATGTggagagtgcagcagcagccacacccaAGGCCAGTCTGCCGCTGACCAGCAGCGTGCGCTCCATCATACAGCAGCtgaatggcagtggcagcgccacagacgatgccaatgccaatcccATTGAGAGTTTGCCCAAGtcgagaaacaacaacaatggaggCTGA
- the LOC117896780 gene encoding uncharacterized protein LOC117896780 isoform X9, which yields MFGCIYQLWDWLEAPPLFTAGTMDAKKLQQLQEAALLAQQQKKLPLAYQTNLVDYRTATHSPAALYHQALYQQSPTATSSSGGGPLSPIELQPQSKHHNLLKHAGHGGGTSSSSHSSPYHQSYTSSGGTGEQIYQSPTERTYLAAAGRLQASNAMAGHNPISALQAQYQQLHQAKMHAQLATQNEAAHQQQRTFAMRQAINPPTGHYHMSQSPSMVSNMTTITQQQQQQQQQQQQQQLLQQQQRAPPSTLNLPNQYQTTQGPLKLQQQQQQQQQQPPMPKHYQEQLYAHQQQQLQQQQQQQQQQLQLQQQQHRHKADLQTPGSEHGTVYIQQNHPGHVVNQACQTQISTVKPKATPSSEESSSASTKSPTHAPLDRKKSAGSIQALKSPITKRPPTTPVTLSGWLHKQGSDGLKVWRKRWFVLAEYCMYYYKGPEEEKLLGSVLLPSYRVSACLPEDKIYRKFAFKCEHQNMRTYWLAAESADAMMQWVRALAAASLMQAPSSGESEPSVSSSLNHSGENSDSGIHTLQSQPSKGQPTPSSDNAGSTGGGGGSGQPLYANAPPKPRRTNDGGYSSPSPEHNEQPQQQQSQSQSSRRLMSPTQQLYQQQQQQRSQQQQSQPQQHHAIYDTRTGNVSSALQLQQAQQQYNLDHLEAQFQQQQLDMEEQIVRLQQQRAAEEIYGEREMYMAKLIQQRSASGGGYPTQQQLLQAERRTPDAYGRSKQQRLFAAAAAAADYEDIYNMSQLGGVVAGAVPMSAQEALLQEAASYRRPLSPPSYDGSKHLPAMPQRYTPNHLEAHADQLINTMDLRARSAAAIVRPHSADFLEYEARAEAAAAAAAAAVAQSKHESGRAPRPKSSLDINRTPDSFYYSEASYAEKMRKSALYLQSGGGGGAGAAQPQQAGSYRTAGGDFGSGVNTIGYENPYERAYKRQELLAEAQAQGGVASSMPRMSRSASQGAGCGSVARSASAQQQHQHQLQQQHSEDLPPLNVHPGSIFPPSMSTQEIICKNEQFLRSASARLPKRSGGMDDDYSAGNSTTTSPTSGAVPSPQHAQDGERKREESMKRLLEWKQRMLQSPLTRKGVQQGGSNMSAMSKLGSNPNILLSSTAVASGARYAPQSGKPTIHVSAATPVVAGIQRSRSETQANVGPGGVYASYSSDDEVLGGELLWEEDTLWRESLRRVSQRHARSLDDLDRIAPTGPMCSTPKSKLSREVTYVNDSQKPQQRQQQQQQQQHSASDEHDVYVQLTQATQEHNDSDVYEVLREDTASNLSHKSNELDRETIRQWDAMSSGLMKTSHNVESAAAATPKASLPLTSSVRSIIQQLNGSGSATDDANANPIESLPKSRNNNNGG from the exons ATGTTTGGCTGCATTTATCAGCTGTGGGATTG GTTGGAGGCGCCACCGCTGTTCACGGCTGGCACCATGGACGCCAAgaagttgcagcagctgcaggaggcagccctgctggcgcagcagcagaaaaagctGCCGCTGGCGTATCAAACGAATCTCGTGGACTACCGCACGGCCACACACTCGCCGGCGGCACTGTACCACCAGGCGCTGTATCAGCAATCTCCCACGGccaccagctccagcggcgGTGGGCCGCTCTCACCGATTGagctgcagccgcagtcgAAGCACCACAATCTGCTGAAGCACGCCGGCCACGGCGGCGGCACTTCGAGCAGCTCCCACAGCTCGCCCTATCATCAGTCATACACGAGCAGCGGCGGCACGGGGGAGCAGATCTACCAGTCGCCCACGGAGCGCACCTACCTGGCGGCAGCGGGTCGACTGCAGGCCAGCAATGCGATGGCCGGCCACAATCCCATATCAGCGCTGCAGGCGCAAtaccagcagctgcaccaggCCAAGATGCACGCCCAGTTGGCCACCCAAAATGAGGCggcgcatcagcagcagcgaacaTTTGCCATGCGGCAGGCAATTAATCCGCCAACGGGCCACTATCACATGAGTCAGTCACCCAGCATGGTGTCCAACATGACAACAAttacacaacagcagcaacagcaacagcagcagcagcaacagcaacaattgttgcaacagcagcagcgagcgccACCCTCCACGCTGAATCTGCCGAATCAATATCAGACGACGCAGGGACCGTtgaagttgcagcagcagcagcaacagcagcagcagcagccgcccatGCCGAAGCACTACCAGGAGCAGCTCTAtgcacatcagcagcagcaattgcaacagcaacagcagcagcagcagcagcagctccaactgcagcaacagcaacatcgcCATAAAGCGGATCTGCAAACCCCAGGCAGCGAGCATGGCACCGTCTACATCCAACAGAATCATCCAGGACATGTCGTGAATCAAGCGTGCCAGACGCAAATCTCCACAGTGAAGCCCAAGGCAACGCCCAGCTCCGAGGAGTCCTCGTCCGCATCCACCAAGAGTCCCACCCATGCGCCACTCGATCGCAAGAAGAGCGCCGGCTCCATTCAGGCACTCAAGTCGCCCATTACCAAGCGGCCACCCACCACGCCCGTCAcgctgtctggctggctgcacaAGCAGGGCTCCGATGGCCTGAAGGTGTGGCGCAAGCGTTGGTTTGTCCTCGCCGAGTACTGCATGTACTACTACAAGGGCCccgaggaggagaagctgctgggctcggtgctgctgccgtcgtATCGggtgtctgcctgcctgccggaGGACAAGATCTACCGCAAGTTTGCCTTCAAGTGCGAGCACCAGAATATGCGCACCTACTGGCTGGCGGCGGAGAGTGCCGATGCCATGATGCAGTGGGTGAGGGCTCTGGCGGCGGCCAGTCTGATGCAGGCGCCCAGCAGCGGGGAGTCCGAGCCGAGTGTGAGCTCCTCGCTGAATCACAGTGGCGAGAACTCGGACTCGGGCATACACACGCTGCAGTCGCAGCCCAGCAAGGGACAGCCAACGCCATCGTCGGACAATGCAGGCAGCacgggaggaggaggtggcagcGGTCAGCCGCTGTATGCCAATGCGCCGCCCAAGCCGCGACGCACCAATGATGGAGGGTACTCCTCCCCGTCGCCAGAGCACAAcgaacagccgcagcagcaacagtcgcagtcgcaatcTAGTCGCCGCTTGATGTCGCCCACGCAGCAGCtttaccagcagcagcagcagcaaagatctcagcagcagcagtctcagccgcagcagcatcatgcCATCTATGACACGCGAACGGGCAACGTTTCATCcgccctgcagctgcagcaggcacagcagcagtaCAATCTGGATCATCTGGAGGcgcagttccagcagcagcagctggacatgGAGGAGCAGATtgtgcggctgcagcagcagcgtgccgCCGAGGAGATCTACGGCGAGCGGGAGATGTACATGGCAAAGCTGATACAGCAGCGCTCCGCCAGCGGTGGTGGCTAtcccacccagcagcagctgctccaagcCGAGCGCCGCACTCCGGATGCTTACGGCAGatccaagcagcagcgactgtttgctgcggcagctgctgccgcggaCTATGAGGACATCTACAACATGTCGCAGCTGGGAGGAGTCGTGGCAGGAGCCGTGCCCATGTCCGCACAGGaggcgctgctgcaggaggcgGCCAGCTACCGGCGGCCACTCAGTCCGCCCAGCTACGATGGCAGCAAGCATTTGCCAGCCATGCCCCAGCGATACACGCCCAATCACTTGGAG GCCCATGCCGATCAGCTAATCAATACCATGGACTTGCGTGCCCGCTCCGCAGCGGCCATTGTACGTCCCCATTCCGCGGACTTTCTGGAGTACGAGGCGCGTGCCGaggccgctgcagctgcggccgcCGCAGCGGTGGCCCAGAGCAAACACGAGAGCGGACGTGCGCCGCGACCCAAGTCCAGCTTGGACATTAATCGCACACCGGACAGCTTCTACTACTCGGAGGCCAGCTATGCGGAGAAGATGCGCAAGAGCGCGCTCTATCTGCagagcggaggaggaggtggagctggagcggcacagccacagcaggcgGGCAGCTACCGCACCGCTGGCGGGGACTTTGGTTCCGGCGTGAACACCATCGGCTACGAGAATCCCTACGAGCGGGCATACAAGCGGCAGGAACTGCTGGCCGAGGCACAGGCCCAGGGGGGCGTTGCCAGCAGCATGCCACGCATGAGTCGCTCGGCCAGCCAGGGTGCGGGCTGTGGCTCCGTGGCACGTTCCGCCtctgcccagcagcagcaccagcaccagctgcagcagcaacattcggAGGATCTGCCGCCACTCAATGTGCATCCGGGCTCCATTTTCCCGCCCTCGATGTCCACCCAGGAGATCATCTGCAAGAACGAGCAATTCCTGCGCTCGGCCAGTGCCCGGCTGCCCAAGCGCAGCGGCGGCATGGACGATGACTACTCGGCGGGCAACTCGACCACCACATCGCCCACCTCCGGCGCCGTGCCCTCGCCGCAGCATGCCCAGGATGGGGAGCGCAAGCGGGAGGAGTCCATGAAGCGGCTGCTGGAGTGGAAGCAGCGCATGCTGCAGTCGCCGCTCACCCGCAAGGGCGTGCAGCAGGGCGGCAGCAACATGTCCGCCATGTCCAAGCTGGGCAGCAATCCAAACATCTTGCTCTCCTCCACGGCGGTGGCCAGTGGCGCACGTTATGCCCCGCAGTCGGGCAAGCCAACAATCCATGTGAGCGCGGCCACTCCAGTCGTTGCGGGCATTCAACGTTCCCGCTCGGAGACGCAGGCGAATGTGGGACCGGGCGGCGTATACGCCAGCTACTCGTCGGATGATGAAG TTTTAGGTGGCGAACTGCTCTGGGAGGAGGACACACTCTGGCGCGAGAGTCTGCGCCGCGTCTCGCAGCGTCATGCGCGCTCCTTGGATGATCTCGATAGGATCGCACCCACCGGTCCCATGTGCAGCACGCCCAAGTCCAAGCTGAGTCGCGAGGTGACTTATGTGAACGATAGCCAGAAgccacagcagaggcagcagcagcagcagcagcagcaacactccGCCAGCGATGAGCATGATGTCTACGTGCAGCTGACGCAGGCCACGCAGGAGCACAACGATTCGGATGTGTACGAGGTGCTGCGCGAGGACACAGCCTCGAATTTGTCACACAAATCGAATGAGCTGGATCGCGAAACCATACGACAGTGGGATGCCATGTCCAGCGGGCTAATGAAAACCAGCCACAATGTggagagtgcagcagcagccacacccaAGGCCAGTCTGCCGCTGACCAGCAGCGTGCGCTCCATCATACAGCAGCtgaatggcagtggcagcgccacagacgatgccaatgccaatcccATTGAGAGTTTGCCCAAGtcgagaaacaacaacaatggaggCTGA